The region CACCCCGTATTCCAACTGCTAACCTTGTCCCGGTCCACTGACCGCGCTTTGCCGTGTCCGGCATTCTGAAACCTATAAAGAGACTCTATAAATGGAATGGTTAGCGGATCCAACGGCCTGGCTCGGCCTGTTGACCTTGATTGTGCTGGAACTGGTGCTGGGCATCGACAACCTGGTGTTTATCGCGATCCTGGCGGACAAGCTGCCGCCGGAGCAGCGCGATCGCGCGCGGTTGATCGGTTTGTCCCTGGCGTTGCTGATGCGTTTGGGCCTGCTGGCGAGTATTTCCTGGCTGGTGACGCTCACGCAGCCGCTGTTCGAGGTGTTCGACAAGAGCTTCTCCGGCCGTGACTTGATCATGTTGTTTGGTGGTGTGTTCCTGTTGTTCAAGGCCACCATGGAATTGCACGAGCGCCTTGAAGGCCATGTGGCGCAGCGCACGGGCAATGTGGCGTACGCGATGTTCTGGCCGATCGTGGCGCAGATCGTGGTGCTCGACGCAGTGTTCTCCCTCGACGCGGTGATTACTGCCGTGGGCATGGTCGATGAGCTGGCTGTGATGATGATCGCGGTGATCGTGTCCATCGGCCTGATGATCGTGGCGAGTAAACCGCTGACCCGTTTCGTCAACGCGCACCCGACAGTCATCATGTTGTGTCTGGGCTTTTTGATGATGATCGGTTTCGCCCTGACCGCCGAAGGCCTGGGCTTCCATATTCCCAAGGGCTACCTGTATGCGGCGATTGGTTTCTCGATCCTGATCGAGCTGTTCAACCAGATTGCCCGCGCCCGCCGCAAGAAGTCGGCGCAAGGCGTGTTGCCAGTGCGTGAGCGTACCGCCCATGCGGTGATGCGCTTGCTCGGCGGCCGAAGCCTGGCGGTGGAAGAGGTGGGTGAAGACGTGGCCGACTTGCTGGGCGAGCGGGATGCGACCCAGGGTCCGCTGTTTGATCGACGCGAGCGCGTAATGATCAGCGGCGTGCTGCAACTGGCCGAGCGGCCAATCCGTACCTTGATGACGCCACGGGCCAAGGTGGACTGTATCGATCTGGCGGACGATCCCGACACGATCCGCCGCAAACTGATGCATTCGTCCTACTCGCGCCTGCCGTTGATCCGCAACGGCGCGGTGGATGAGCCGCTGGGTTTCGTGCACAAAAAGGAATTGCTCAAGGAATACCTGGCCGGCAACGAGCCTAACCTGGAGCACCTGGCGCGTCGGGCGATCAACCTGCTGGAGAGCTTTTCGATCCTCAACGCCCTGGAGCAGATGCGCCAGGAGTCGACCCACATCGCCTTCGTGATCAACGAATTCGGCGACTTCATGGGCGTGTTGAGCATGACCGACATTCTCGAGTCCATCGCCGGTGAATTGCCGGACGCCAGCGAAATCGAGGGGCCGGATATTGTCGAGGAGGGCGAGGGGTTTCGCGCCAATGGCGCCTTGAACCTCAACCTGGTTCGTCAGCGTACCGGTTTCAATGCCGTTTCCACCGAGGATTATCAGACCCTAGCTGGCTTGGTGATGAGCCTGCTCGATCGCCTGCCGATGGTCGGTGACAGTCTCGAGCATGAAGGCTGGCGCCTGGCTGTGGCGGCGGTGGAAGAGCGACGGGTGACGCAGGTGCTGTTGGCGCCGGTGACGCGTAGTCTTTGAACACCTCCTCCAGGAGTGTTTCCTGTTCATGGGGGTCACCGATGCCCTTGAGGTTTTCGACCTCAAGGGCGTCTTTGTAGACCACCAGCGTGGGGGTGCCGCTAACCCCGTGAATCGGCGGGGTTTGGGTGGTGTCGAGGATCATGCTTTTTACACGCCCGGCGTATTGAGCGGCGATGCGATTGAAACGCAGGTCAGCCCCCAAGCACGCCGGGCAGTAGGGGGAAGTGAACAACACAATCACCAGCGGGTGTTCAGTCAGGATTCTTTGGTATTCGTCGAGGTCACGAATAACCGTTTTTGCAACACCCATGATGATCTCCTTGCGAGCCCGGCCAAATGGTTGCGGGTACGCTAAATCGCGAGATCACCACCGTCTACTGTCAACCTTCACAGGTAACGCTGCTCACGCATCGTCCGCGCGCTCCATGCGTTCCCGGGCCTTTCGCGCCTGATTCGCGCATTTCTTGTATTCCTCATTGTCCCTGGACGCCTTTGCCCGCCGGTAGTCATGGTGGTTCTGACCGGTGTAGTCGGCATTGAAGGCTTCCTTGAGTTTCTGCAGTTGTTCCTTGCATTCGTGGCGGTCGTTCGCGGCCGAGGCGCTGCCGGCTGCCAGGAATGAAAGCAAAACCAAAGTGAGGCTGAGCTTCATCAGAAAGGTCGTCCTTGTTGGCTTGAATGTGCCAAGGCTAGTCCAGCGTGGGGATTTTTGCATGGTGCGCCCGCGCCGCAACGGTGCGGGGTAACACCGTTGTGGTGCACCCGGTTGGGGCCTTTCACGGCGGTGTGGGGCCTTGGGTAGCAATCTGATTTCCCATGATGGCATCACGCTGTACACCCCATGAGAAATTATCTTTCTGATTTATAACGAATTTATCCTTGGCATATTTTTCTGTTACTGCGTGTGGCACACTTTCTGCTGTCTATTCCGTTGTTACATACCAAGTTCCGGTATAGCGGAATACACAACTCCTGGAGTGCTTGTCATGCATCACCGACCTTCCGTGTTTAAAGCGTGTGTTTTTCTCTTCGCCGCATCGGCGTCCCTCGCAAGCATCGTGCACGCGGCGGACAGCAAGCTCGATGATGTGCTCAAGCGTGGGCATCTCATCGTGGGTACAGGCAGTACCAATGCGCCGTGGCACTTCCAGGGAGCGGATGGCAAGTTGCAAGGTTTTGATATCGACATCGGCCGCATTGTGGCCAAGGGATTGTTCAACGATCCAAGCAAGGTCGAATTTGTGGTGCAGTCGTCCGACGCACGCATTCCCAACCTGCTGACCGACAAGGTCGACATGAGTTGCCAGTTCATCACCGTCACCGCCAGCCGTGCGCAGCAGGTAGCCTTTACCTTGCCGTACTACCGCGAAGGCGTGGGCCTGCTGCTGCCGAACAACAGCAAATACAAAGAAATCGAAGACCTGCAAGCCGCAGGCGACAGCGTCACCGTGGCCGTGCTGCAAAACGTCTATGCCGAAGAGCTGGTGCACCAGGCACTGCCCAAGGCCAAGGTCGATCAGTACGACAGCGTCGACCTGATGTACCAGGCCGTGAACTCCGGCCGCGCCGATGCTGCCGCCACCGACCAATCCTCGGTCAAATACCTGATGGTGCAGAACCCGGGCCGCTACCGCAGCCCGACCTACGCCTGGAGCCCGCAAACCTACGCGTGCGCCGTCAAGCGTGGCGACCAGGACTGGCTGAACTTCGTCAACACGGCGTTGCATGAAGCCATGACCGGTGTGGAATTCCCGACCTACAAAGCCTCGTTCAAGCAGTGGTTCGGTGTGGACCTGCCAGAGCCTGCGATTGGTTTCCCTGTTGAATTCAAGTGATGTGTAAACCGGGGGCGCAGCGTGTTGCGCCCCGCTTCAGGTACTGCCGACCATGAACTATCAGTTGAACTTTGCCGCCGTGTGGCGTGATTTCCCCAGCTTGCTGGCGGGGCTCGGCCTGGGCCTTGAGCTGGCGTTGCTGTCGATCGCGATTGGCTGTGTGATCGGCTTGATGATGGCCTTTGCCATGCTGTCCAGGCACCGGGCGTTGCGAGTCTTCGCCTCGGTGTATGTGACGGTGATCCGCAATACGCCGATCCTCGTGCTGATCCTGTTGATCTACTTTGCCCTGCCGTCGCTGGGGATTCGTCTCGATAAAATCCCTTCCTTCATCATCACTCTGTCGCTGTACGCCGGTGCCTACCTGACCGAAGTGTTCCGTGCCGGGCTGTTGAATATTCCCAAGGGCTTGCGTGAAGCCGGCTTGGCCATCGGCCTGGGCGAGTGGCGCATTCGTGCCTACATCACCGTGCCGGTGATGCTGCGCAACGTGTTGCCGGCGCTGTCGAACAACTTTATTTCGCTGTTCAAGGACACCTCGTTGGCCGCCGCTATCGCGGTGCCGGAGCTGACCTATTATGCCCGCAAGATCAACGTCGAAAGCTACCGGGTGATTGAAACCTGGATGGTTACGACCGCGCTCTACGTGGCCGCCTGTTATTTCATCGCCATGCTGCTCCGTTACCTGGAACAGCGTCTGGCGATCCGTCGTTAAGGAGGGTTTCCATGTACGAGTCCCCCAGCTGGCTGCATGAGTTGTGGATCGCCCGGGATACCCTCTGGGCGGGGTTTCAGACCAGCATCTACTGCTCGGTGCTGGCGATTATCTTTGGCACGCTGATCGGTATCTTCGCGGGGTTGATCCTGACCTACGGCAAATTCTGGATGCGTGCGCCGTTTCGTCTGTACGTTGACCTGATCCGTGGCACGCCAGTGTTTGTGCTGGTGCTGGCGTGTTTTTACATGCTGCCGGCGCTCGGTTGGCAGATCACCGCGTTCCAGGCCGGTGCGGTCGGGCTGACGTTGTTCTGCGGCTCGCACGTCTCGGAAATTGTGCGCGGCGCGTTGCAAGCCATCCCCCGTGGGCAACTGGAAGCGGGCAAGGCGATTGGCCTGACGTTCTACCAGTCCCTGGGTTACGTGCTGTTGCCTCAGGCGCTGCGACAGATATTGCCGACCTGGGTCAATTCCTCCACGGAAATCGTCAAGGCCTCGACCTTGCTTTCGGTGATTGGCGTGGCTGAATTGCTGCTGAGCACGCAGCAAGTGATCGCGCGTACTTTCATGACCCTGGAGTTCTATCTGTTCGCCGGGTTTCTGTTCTTTGTCATCAACTACGCCATCGAGTTATTCGGGCGCTACATTGAAAAGCGGGTGGCCTTGCCATGAACCAACCACACACTAACCCACCGCTGCTGAACATTCGCGGCCTGCGCAAACAATACGGCCAGGTGGAAGTGCTCAAAGGCGTCGACCTGTCCATGCAGCGCGGCAACGT is a window of Pseudomonas antarctica DNA encoding:
- a CDS encoding TerC family protein, which gives rise to MEWLADPTAWLGLLTLIVLELVLGIDNLVFIAILADKLPPEQRDRARLIGLSLALLMRLGLLASISWLVTLTQPLFEVFDKSFSGRDLIMLFGGVFLLFKATMELHERLEGHVAQRTGNVAYAMFWPIVAQIVVLDAVFSLDAVITAVGMVDELAVMMIAVIVSIGLMIVASKPLTRFVNAHPTVIMLCLGFLMMIGFALTAEGLGFHIPKGYLYAAIGFSILIELFNQIARARRKKSAQGVLPVRERTAHAVMRLLGGRSLAVEEVGEDVADLLGERDATQGPLFDRRERVMISGVLQLAERPIRTLMTPRAKVDCIDLADDPDTIRRKLMHSSYSRLPLIRNGAVDEPLGFVHKKELLKEYLAGNEPNLEHLARRAINLLESFSILNALEQMRQESTHIAFVINEFGDFMGVLSMTDILESIAGELPDASEIEGPDIVEEGEGFRANGALNLNLVRQRTGFNAVSTEDYQTLAGLVMSLLDRLPMVGDSLEHEGWRLAVAAVEERRVTQVLLAPVTRSL
- a CDS encoding transporter substrate-binding domain-containing protein; the protein is MHHRPSVFKACVFLFAASASLASIVHAADSKLDDVLKRGHLIVGTGSTNAPWHFQGADGKLQGFDIDIGRIVAKGLFNDPSKVEFVVQSSDARIPNLLTDKVDMSCQFITVTASRAQQVAFTLPYYREGVGLLLPNNSKYKEIEDLQAAGDSVTVAVLQNVYAEELVHQALPKAKVDQYDSVDLMYQAVNSGRADAAATDQSSVKYLMVQNPGRYRSPTYAWSPQTYACAVKRGDQDWLNFVNTALHEAMTGVEFPTYKASFKQWFGVDLPEPAIGFPVEFK
- a CDS encoding amino acid ABC transporter permease, which gives rise to MNYQLNFAAVWRDFPSLLAGLGLGLELALLSIAIGCVIGLMMAFAMLSRHRALRVFASVYVTVIRNTPILVLILLIYFALPSLGIRLDKIPSFIITLSLYAGAYLTEVFRAGLLNIPKGLREAGLAIGLGEWRIRAYITVPVMLRNVLPALSNNFISLFKDTSLAAAIAVPELTYYARKINVESYRVIETWMVTTALYVAACYFIAMLLRYLEQRLAIRR
- a CDS encoding amino acid ABC transporter permease yields the protein MYESPSWLHELWIARDTLWAGFQTSIYCSVLAIIFGTLIGIFAGLILTYGKFWMRAPFRLYVDLIRGTPVFVLVLACFYMLPALGWQITAFQAGAVGLTLFCGSHVSEIVRGALQAIPRGQLEAGKAIGLTFYQSLGYVLLPQALRQILPTWVNSSTEIVKASTLLSVIGVAELLLSTQQVIARTFMTLEFYLFAGFLFFVINYAIELFGRYIEKRVALP